In the genome of Paenibacillus sp. FSL R5-0766, one region contains:
- a CDS encoding ABC transporter ATP-binding protein, translating into MENISLSKRIRTFAKPYRISLITMLFCELIMVVVDLIGPLIFAILIDEVFYHRNLHFFGYVILTYIALYVGVRALSWIIKSIWIYLNVKFLFDIRKSLFDRILHFKASYFQKAQTGDLVTRLTRDTDSVMQLIELIIFQMAAPFTKLLVSFVFLFYLNPYIALAMMVLVPVSVWVSQYFNRKMTKQQTILRGKYGHFVSWMLEMLQGMRDIRLLGSGRRVTTLFTGQSADVIRLDNQTEVMKWMSTRSNAFIFLLSDLCIYAIAGVLIVQGQLTAGAFVAIMSYLTKNNQSMMMIYEAVVNLPKLTVQSRKVFDLLDEETERSGGQSEVEMENGETSFEQVRFRYDEQGPYVLDGLTLEIGAHESVALVGKSGSGKTTIVNMLLGFYAPEVGEIRIGGRHIDDYSLSRLRKRVGIVQQEAILFHETIRYNLMLGSAHADDDQLLEACDQAYIGDFIRSLPQGLDTVIGAGEMEFSGGQKQRLSIARIFLKQPKLIIFDEATSALDYEAEQAVQHSWQQLSKDRASIVIAHRLSSILNADRVAVVHQGRIVATGTHGYLLENSKHYRELFAEDFIRKEGLMS; encoded by the coding sequence ATGGAGAATATTTCACTGAGCAAACGAATCCGTACATTCGCCAAACCCTACCGCATCAGCTTGATTACCATGTTGTTCTGCGAGCTAATCATGGTGGTGGTGGATCTGATTGGACCGCTTATTTTTGCCATCTTGATCGACGAAGTATTCTATCACCGTAATCTTCATTTCTTCGGCTATGTTATTTTGACTTATATTGCTTTGTATGTAGGTGTAAGGGCTCTAAGTTGGATCATTAAATCCATCTGGATCTACCTGAATGTTAAATTTCTATTTGATATTCGAAAAAGTTTATTTGATCGCATTCTTCATTTTAAAGCATCTTATTTTCAAAAAGCCCAGACCGGTGATCTGGTCACACGTCTAACAAGAGACACGGATTCTGTCATGCAGTTAATAGAGTTAATCATTTTTCAGATGGCAGCTCCATTTACCAAATTGCTGGTTTCGTTTGTTTTTTTATTTTATCTCAATCCGTATATCGCCCTGGCCATGATGGTGCTAGTTCCGGTTTCGGTCTGGGTATCACAGTATTTTAATCGTAAGATGACTAAGCAGCAGACCATTTTGCGTGGGAAATACGGCCATTTTGTCAGCTGGATGCTGGAGATGCTTCAAGGCATGAGAGATATTCGTTTGTTGGGGAGTGGCAGAAGGGTCACTACACTGTTCACGGGACAGAGCGCAGACGTTATTCGTCTCGACAATCAGACAGAAGTCATGAAATGGATGTCTACCCGCTCTAATGCATTTATTTTTTTGCTATCAGATCTGTGTATCTATGCCATTGCGGGTGTGCTTATTGTTCAGGGACAGCTTACGGCAGGAGCCTTTGTTGCCATTATGTCGTATCTGACCAAGAATAATCAATCCATGATGATGATCTACGAGGCGGTTGTGAATCTGCCCAAGCTGACGGTACAGTCCCGCAAAGTCTTTGATCTTCTGGATGAAGAGACGGAGAGGAGCGGTGGTCAATCGGAAGTTGAGATGGAAAATGGGGAGACGTCATTCGAGCAAGTGAGATTTCGGTATGATGAACAGGGTCCCTATGTGCTGGACGGTCTCACGTTGGAGATCGGTGCTCATGAATCTGTTGCGCTTGTAGGTAAGAGTGGCTCGGGCAAAACAACGATTGTGAACATGCTGCTCGGTTTCTACGCTCCGGAGGTAGGGGAGATTCGAATTGGTGGCAGGCATATAGATGACTATTCTCTGTCTCGACTGCGCAAGAGAGTAGGAATTGTGCAGCAGGAGGCCATTCTGTTCCATGAAACCATCCGTTACAATCTGATGCTTGGCAGCGCTCACGCGGATGATGATCAATTGCTGGAGGCATGTGATCAGGCCTATATTGGAGACTTTATCCGTTCTCTTCCTCAGGGTCTGGACACCGTTATTGGTGCAGGGGAAATGGAGTTCTCCGGTGGACAAAAGCAGCGTCTGTCTATTGCCCGCATTTTTCTGAAGCAACCCAAATTAATTATATTCGACGAAGCCACTTCCGCTTTGGACTATGAAGCTGAACAAGCGGTCCAGCATTCCTGGCAGCAATTGAGCAAGGATCGTGCTTCGATTGTCATCGCCCATCGCTTATCCTCCATCCTGAATGCTGATCGGGTTGCTGTTGTACATCAGGGACGCATTGTGGCTACAGGCACGCATGGATATCTGCTGGAGAATAGCAAGCACTACCGTGAGTTATTTGCAGAAGATTTCATCCGGAAGGAGGGACTGATGTCGTGA
- a CDS encoding phosphopantetheine-binding protein yields the protein MSEIMTLETQIIQVIDKVMEYETDIQMDQAWGELGTNSLDYIKIVVEMEKVFNIEIDDDQLAFVQTDTIADFRDYLVSLIEGDSEHEPD from the coding sequence ATGAGTGAAATCATGACATTGGAGACTCAAATAATACAGGTCATCGACAAGGTTATGGAGTATGAAACGGATATTCAGATGGATCAAGCCTGGGGGGAACTTGGAACGAATTCACTCGATTACATTAAAATTGTGGTGGAGATGGAGAAAGTATTCAACATTGAGATAGACGATGATCAATTGGCATTTGTGCAAACCGACACCATAGCCGATTTCAGGGATTACCTGGTCAGCCTCATTGAAGGAGATTCGGAACATGAGCCGGACTAA